One stretch of Saccharopolyspora erythraea DNA includes these proteins:
- a CDS encoding LppU/SCO3897 family protein, which produces MSYPPQPGQYGPQQGWGPQQPPQDGSQDFWRQVAGGTGGPQPPYPPQPPKKSNTGLIIGLAAGGAALVLVVVVILVFALSGGRDDNQAGGETGGGTSPTTSKTRPTTTSSETGSGIEVGDCVALSGQSGGSLTEEPCGSADSDYEIVEVRSGEDKNGCPDNYSNTYSGDTYCMVLDVEVGDCLTGYSEDDSMLPLKEECASPAAVDQVTKVDTNPTAEQVCKPEEGWYSFQDPPFTACFADKKPA; this is translated from the coding sequence GTGAGCTACCCGCCGCAGCCAGGACAGTACGGCCCGCAGCAGGGGTGGGGACCGCAGCAGCCCCCGCAGGACGGGTCGCAGGACTTCTGGCGCCAGGTGGCCGGTGGCACCGGCGGGCCGCAGCCGCCCTACCCGCCGCAGCCGCCGAAGAAGAGCAACACCGGCCTGATCATCGGCCTGGCCGCCGGTGGCGCGGCGCTGGTCCTCGTGGTCGTCGTGATCCTGGTGTTCGCGCTCAGCGGTGGCAGGGACGACAACCAGGCCGGCGGTGAGACCGGGGGCGGCACCTCGCCGACGACGTCGAAGACCCGGCCCACCACGACCTCCAGCGAGACCGGCTCGGGCATCGAGGTGGGCGACTGCGTCGCGCTGTCCGGCCAGTCCGGCGGTTCGCTCACCGAGGAACCCTGCGGCAGCGCCGACTCCGACTACGAGATCGTCGAGGTCAGGAGCGGTGAGGACAAGAACGGCTGCCCGGACAACTACAGCAACACCTACAGCGGCGACACCTACTGCATGGTCCTCGACGTCGAGGTCGGCGACTGCCTGACCGGCTACAGCGAGGACGACTCGATGCTGCCGCTGAAGGAGGAGTGCGCTTCCCCGGCCGCGGTGGACCAGGTGACCAAGGTCGACACCAACCCGACCGCCGAGCAGGTGTGCAAGCCCGAGGAGGGCTGGTACTCCTTCCAGGACCCGCCGTTCACGGCCTGCTTCGCCGACAAGAAGCCCGCCTGA
- a CDS encoding helix-turn-helix domain-containing protein, with amino-acid sequence MGKRLLSSGELASELGISRRSVSRYADEGLISVALVTPGGRYKFDLDVVRDELRKLAEERRNDRP; translated from the coding sequence ATGGGGAAGCGGCTGCTGTCATCAGGCGAGTTGGCGAGCGAGCTCGGCATCTCGCGCCGCTCGGTCAGCCGCTACGCCGACGAGGGCCTGATCTCGGTCGCGCTGGTGACGCCCGGCGGTCGGTACAAGTTCGACCTCGACGTCGTGCGCGACGAGCTTCGCAAGCTGGCGGAAGAACGCCGGAACGACCGGCCGTAG